The genomic interval AGCAGTGAAAAATGCCGCGCAATCGCTCTGGATGGGCACTGGCCGCCCGCTCCTCCCTGAGGATGCGCACCAGATCTTCCGAAGCTTCCCGGTTGTGCAGAATCAGCGGCAGATCTTTTTCGATGGCCAGGCGGATGTGCTTCCGGAAGAAAAACTGCTGACGTTCATCGAAAGAGCGATCCCAGTAATAGTCCAGACCACTTTCACCCACGGCCACCACCCGCGGGTCGTCACAGAGACGCACGATCTCCTTGAAGTCGGCTTCGGTGGCCGTGCGCGTTTCCGAGGGGTGCAGCGCCGCCATGGCGTACACGCCCGGATAGCGGTCGCAGAGCGCCAGCGCCCGGTGCACCGACGGTACGTCGATGGCCGGCAGGACCATGGCCACCACGCCGGCCTCCCGGGCGCTGGCCACCACCTCGTCGCGATCTTCGTCGAACGCTTCCAGATACAGATGAACGTGCGTGTCGATCAGGGCAACCATAACGCTGCGTCCGGCTGATGGCAGGTTTTGCGCGAACGCACAGACCCGGCGCAGGATCGAAATTCGGCGCACCTTTGACAGGCGCTTCAAATGCCGGAGACGGAACGGGTTGCCCTGCGCTCGAATCTTTGTAACTTGTAGCATCGATCTTCCTGGCACCCACCCGCCGAACCGACGTGTCGTCTTTCCGCCGTCGTCTGGGCCTGAGCCTGCTGCCACTGGTGACACTGGTGGCGCTGTGGCCGGTCGGCCGGATCCTTCATGACAGCTGGGAGGTGGTCCGGCTGACGGGTCAGATGCCCGAAGCGCCACCCGGTGGTTTCGACTGGGTGCACTGGGTGTCGGAAGAGGGGCGCATCGTGGCCGGCTACGTCTTCCCCGGTGGCCCGGCCGCCCGCGCCGGCATCCAGGAAGGCGACGTATTCTACCTGCTGGACTTCCAGCAATTTTTCAACCTGGAAGATCTCAAACAGGCCATCGACGGCCAGCCGCCCGGCAGCGTGCACACCTACGCGCTGTTTCGGGACGGCAACTACCTGGAAGTGCGCGTGCGCTTTACGCGCTACCCCACGTTTCTCTATCCCCTCTCGCCCACGCTCTGGCAGTTTTCGCTCTGGGGGTTTGCGCTGGGTGCCTTTGTGCACGTGCTGGCGCTGCTGCTGCTGTTTCCGCTGGCCCGCCACGGCCGCCGCGCCCGCTTTTCGCTGCTGCTCATCTGCGTTTCGGCGCTCTGGTTCTTCAGCAACCTGGGCCGACTGCTGCAGGTGACCTTTCTGGGGCCGCCTTATCCCGGCGGCCTGCAGGACCGGGTGTTTCAACTGATGACGTTTACCGGTCTGGTCGGCTGGATCGGCTTTCCGGCGCTGCTGCTCCGGCAGATTGTCCATGACCTGCGCCTGCATCGCCCGGCCTTCTACCATCGCATCGGGCACGTGCCACCGCTGGTCCTGGCCGCTGCCGTGGTGCTGACGACCTTCCACCCCGGTGCATTGCCGTTCACACTGGAAGCCCTGATTGCGCCGATTCTGTTCTACGTCTGCTGCTACGTGGGGCTGGCCGCCGGCCTGATCCTGCTGCTTGGCACCGGCCGAAGCACCACTTCCGAAAGCTGGAATCGTTCGGGCAGCTGGCTGACGCTGGCCTTCTCGGTGCTGCTGGGGCTTTCGGTGCTGGACGTCGTGCCGCTTTTTGGGCTGGTCACCGACAGCATGGTGGGCTGGGTCATCGTCGGTGCCCAGCTCCTTGCACTTGCCCCGATCGGGCTGGTCTCGCTGGCCACGCTCAAGCTGGGCAAGGTGGATCTGGTGCTGGAGCGCACGCTCGTGTACGGGACCGTGCTGGGCGCCATCTTTCTGGCCTTCGTCGGCGGCATGTCGCTGATGGAACCCCTGCTGGCCCGGATGAACACCCCCTGGCAGGTGGTGGGCGGCCTGTATGTCGTGCTCCTGCTCGTGCTGTTCGAGCGGCTGGCCCGCTGGCTCCGCCGCGAACTGCCCGCTTTCTTTTCGACGGAGCGCCAGCGCACGCGCCAGCTGCTCAGCCATTTCCAGGAGCAGATGACCCAGCTTTTCAGCTTCGAGGCGCTGGCGCGACGGACCGTCGAGGTCGTGGCCGAGGCGTTTCGGGTGCGCTCCGTGCGCATCTTTTTCCGTCCGGACGAATCGTTGCCCTGGTTTTCGGCCGCCTACCACCCGGAGCCTCCGTATCTGACCGAACGCATCGTGGAAGCGATCTGGCCGCATTTTCGGGAAGAAGGACGCATCTGGGCCCGTAATCCCGAACTGAGCGAAGCCCATCTGCCGCAGGAACTGCAGGCCCTTCTCGAAAGCCGGCATGTGGCCCTGCTCGTCCCTATCCTTGCCAAGCATCGCCCGCTGGGCCTGCTTGCCCTGGGCCCTCGACGCAATCGCCACGAATTTTACAACCTGGAAGACCTGGACCTGCTGCGTATGCTCGGCGGCCAGCTGGCGCTGGCCATCGAACGCCTCTATCTGGTCGAGCGCGAGCGGGCCCTGATCCGTCAGAATGCCGAAGCGCAACTGGTGGCGCTGCGCGCCCAGATCAACCCCCATTTTCTGTTCAATGCGCTCAACACCATCGCCGCGCTGATCAACGAGCACCCGGAAAAGGCCGAAGCCGTGGTCGAGCACCTGGCCGCAATCTTTCGCCACACGCTGAACACGGGCGGCCGGTCGTTCGTCTCGCTGGACGAAGAGCTGCAGCTCGTGAGGCACTATCTGGAAATCGAACGGGCACGCTTCGGGGAGAAGCTTTCGGTCGCCATCGAATGGCCTGCTGAACTGAGCACGTTCCCCGTTCCGGCGTTTTCGGTGCAGACGCTGGCCGAAAACGCCGTCAAACATGGCCTGGAGAAACTACGCACCGGCGGTGCCGTTCAGATCCGGGCCCGGCGCCTCGAAGATGGGCTGGTTGAAATCCTGGTGGCCGACACCGGCGCAGGCATCCCGTGGCTCTGGGAGCAGAACGGACAGCCCGGAGAAGGCCCCCTGCCCTTTTTCGGACTGGGCCTGCGCAACGTCATGGCCCGGCTGGAACAACTCTACGGGCGCCGCGATCTGCTTCGTTTCGAAAGCGCACCGGGACAGGGCACCCGCGTGCGCCTGCTGCTCCCGCCGGTTCCTCAGCCCGAACCGACTTCGCCCGTGAATTAAATTCCCCCAAATGCCATGCTTCGCATCCTGATCGTGGACGACGAACCACCGGCCCGACGCCGATTGCGCAAACTGCTCGAGCCGCTGCGGACTTCCGGCCGCGTGGCGGTCATCGAGGAGGCGAACGACGGCGTCGAGGCCCTCGAAAAACTACAGCAGCAGACGTTCGATCTGTTGCTGCTCGACGTACGCATGCCGGAGCTGGACGGCTTCGAAGTACTCGAACGCATCGATCCGAATCGGCGGCCGTTCGTCGTCTTTACGACGGCCTACGACGACTACGCGCTGAAAGCGTTCGAGGCGCACGCCATCGACTACCTGCTCAAGCCGATCAACCAGGAGCGCCTGCTGGAAGCCGTCGCCCGCGTCGAGCAACTGCAGACCACCGCCCAGCTCCGGGAGCAGGAAGAACGTCTGTCCAGACTCCTGGACTGGCTCGAATCGCAACAGCAACAGGCAGCGC from Rhodothermus marinus carries:
- a CDS encoding histidine kinase; this encodes MSSFRRRLGLSLLPLVTLVALWPVGRILHDSWEVVRLTGQMPEAPPGGFDWVHWVSEEGRIVAGYVFPGGPAARAGIQEGDVFYLLDFQQFFNLEDLKQAIDGQPPGSVHTYALFRDGNYLEVRVRFTRYPTFLYPLSPTLWQFSLWGFALGAFVHVLALLLLFPLARHGRRARFSLLLICVSALWFFSNLGRLLQVTFLGPPYPGGLQDRVFQLMTFTGLVGWIGFPALLLRQIVHDLRLHRPAFYHRIGHVPPLVLAAAVVLTTFHPGALPFTLEALIAPILFYVCCYVGLAAGLILLLGTGRSTTSESWNRSGSWLTLAFSVLLGLSVLDVVPLFGLVTDSMVGWVIVGAQLLALAPIGLVSLATLKLGKVDLVLERTLVYGTVLGAIFLAFVGGMSLMEPLLARMNTPWQVVGGLYVVLLLVLFERLARWLRRELPAFFSTERQRTRQLLSHFQEQMTQLFSFEALARRTVEVVAEAFRVRSVRIFFRPDESLPWFSAAYHPEPPYLTERIVEAIWPHFREEGRIWARNPELSEAHLPQELQALLESRHVALLVPILAKHRPLGLLALGPRRNRHEFYNLEDLDLLRMLGGQLALAIERLYLVERERALIRQNAEAQLVALRAQINPHFLFNALNTIAALINEHPEKAEAVVEHLAAIFRHTLNTGGRSFVSLDEELQLVRHYLEIERARFGEKLSVAIEWPAELSTFPVPAFSVQTLAENAVKHGLEKLRTGGAVQIRARRLEDGLVEILVADTGAGIPWLWEQNGQPGEGPLPFFGLGLRNVMARLEQLYGRRDLLRFESAPGQGTRVRLLLPPVPQPEPTSPVN
- a CDS encoding LytR/AlgR family response regulator transcription factor, coding for MLRILIVDDEPPARRRLRKLLEPLRTSGRVAVIEEANDGVEALEKLQQQTFDLLLLDVRMPELDGFEVLERIDPNRRPFVVFTTAYDDYALKAFEAHAIDYLLKPINQERLLEAVARVEQLQTTAQLREQEERLSRLLDWLESQQQQAAPAPGPATSYLEQLSVSYRDRILLIPVTRLVSAEIHDGITRLYVLEEESGAPPRLRQHVVSYTLDQLEARLNPHDFMRVHRSAIVQLRHIRELIPWFSGRYKLKLTGDHEVIASRERSKLLKERLVL
- a CDS encoding TatD family hydrolase is translated as MVALIDTHVHLYLEAFDEDRDEVVASAREAGVVAMVLPAIDVPSVHRALALCDRYPGVYAMAALHPSETRTATEADFKEIVRLCDDPRVVAVGESGLDYYWDRSFDERQQFFFRKHIRLAIEKDLPLILHNREASEDLVRILREERAASAHPERLRGIFHCFTGPAWVAEAAAELGFLLGIGGILTFKKSGLAELVRTLPLEQMVLETDAPFLAPVPHRGRRNEPAYVRHVAEKLAEVKGVPLEEVTRVTTENARRLFRLPAD